One genomic region from Amycolatopsis sp. FBCC-B4732 encodes:
- a CDS encoding SDR family oxidoreductase has product MSSSDRDRLDGRRALVTGGSKGSGKAVAERLRELGADVYVTARTMPAGYEHPDRFIEADVTTIEGTDAVAARIAEAGGAPDILVHIVGGASTPAGGFAVITDHQWLTELNLNFLGAVRLDRALLPAMIEAGAGVVLHFTSIQRELPQYDASLAYAAAKAALRTYSKGLANELAPRGVRVNAISPGGIETEAYERFVDRIAEGNGLTREAAKQTIYDSLGGVPLGRFANTGEIADLVGFLVSDRASAIVGAEYVIDGGTVPTV; this is encoded by the coding sequence ATGTCTAGTTCAGACCGTGATCGTCTCGACGGTCGCCGGGCACTGGTCACGGGCGGCTCGAAGGGCTCGGGCAAGGCCGTCGCGGAGAGGCTGCGAGAGCTGGGTGCCGACGTGTACGTGACGGCGCGAACGATGCCCGCCGGGTACGAGCACCCCGACCGGTTCATCGAAGCGGACGTGACGACGATCGAAGGCACCGACGCGGTGGCCGCCCGGATCGCCGAGGCCGGCGGCGCACCCGACATCCTGGTGCACATCGTCGGCGGTGCGTCGACGCCGGCCGGTGGATTCGCCGTCATCACCGATCACCAGTGGCTCACCGAACTGAACCTCAACTTCCTGGGAGCGGTGCGGCTCGACCGGGCTCTGCTCCCGGCGATGATCGAGGCCGGGGCGGGCGTGGTGCTGCACTTCACCTCGATCCAGCGGGAACTACCCCAGTACGACGCGTCCCTGGCGTACGCGGCCGCGAAGGCCGCTCTGCGCACGTACAGCAAGGGACTCGCCAACGAGCTCGCGCCGCGCGGCGTGCGGGTCAACGCGATCAGCCCCGGCGGGATCGAGACCGAAGCCTACGAAAGGTTCGTGGACCGGATCGCCGAGGGCAACGGGCTCACCCGTGAAGCAGCCAAGCAGACCATCTACGACTCCCTCGGCGGAGTACCGCTGGGACGGTTCGCGAACACCGGGGAAATCGCGGACCTGGTCGGGTTCCTGGTCTCGGACCGCGCCTCGGCGATCGTGGGCGCCGAGTACGTGATCGACGGCGGGACTGTGCCGACCGTCTGA
- a CDS encoding acetamidase/formamidase family protein, which produces MAEHRLPATRETTVDVLDRATPPVLTVDPGDSVLVGSLDAAGYLDRRVDGPAMYPERRGHCLTGPIAVRGAEPGMVLGVHFTSIAPGDWGWTTAGVKDTALNRGLGVADGPGTWLTWDITGETATSDLGHTVGVAPFLGVVGVPPAEPGPHSTIPPRALGGGNLDCRDLVAGSTLFLPLTVPGALLHLGDGHAAQGNGEVGGTAIECPMTTEVTLTLAADAAVPGIHAETPEGRVTFGFGAGLDEAMADALAAMVTWLQRIHDLDRPTALALASPVVDLRITQVANETWGVHAVLPHGAIR; this is translated from the coding sequence GTGGCCGAGCACCGGCTTCCCGCGACGCGGGAGACCACAGTGGACGTCCTCGACCGGGCCACCCCGCCCGTGCTCACCGTCGATCCGGGCGACTCCGTCCTGGTCGGCTCGCTCGACGCCGCCGGTTACCTGGACCGGCGAGTGGACGGCCCCGCGATGTACCCGGAACGGCGCGGGCACTGCCTGACCGGGCCGATCGCGGTGCGCGGCGCCGAGCCGGGCATGGTCCTGGGCGTGCACTTCACGTCGATCGCGCCCGGCGACTGGGGCTGGACCACGGCCGGGGTGAAGGACACCGCGCTCAACCGCGGGCTCGGCGTCGCCGACGGCCCGGGCACGTGGCTGACGTGGGACATCACCGGCGAAACCGCCACCAGCGACCTCGGCCACACCGTCGGCGTCGCCCCCTTCCTCGGCGTCGTCGGCGTTCCACCGGCCGAGCCGGGACCGCACTCGACCATTCCGCCGCGGGCGCTCGGCGGCGGCAACCTCGACTGCCGGGACCTGGTCGCCGGGTCGACGTTGTTCCTGCCGCTGACCGTTCCCGGCGCGCTGCTGCACCTGGGCGACGGGCACGCGGCCCAGGGCAACGGCGAAGTCGGCGGAACGGCGATCGAGTGCCCGATGACCACGGAGGTCACCCTCACCCTGGCGGCGGACGCGGCGGTGCCGGGTATCCACGCCGAAACCCCCGAAGGCCGGGTCACCTTCGGCTTCGGCGCCGGCCTCGACGAGGCCATGGCCGACGCGCTGGCCGCCATGGTGACCTGGCTGCAGCGGATCCACGACCTGGACCGCCCCACCGCGCTCGCGCTGGCCTCACCGGTCGTCGACCTGCGGATCACCCAGGTCGCCAACGAGACGTGGGGCGTGCACGCCGTCCTCCCGCACGGCGCGATCCGCTGA
- a CDS encoding SDR family oxidoreductase yields the protein MRVFVTGASGWIGTAVAGELLAAGHEVTGLARSAASAAKLEAAGVQVRRGDLDDLAGLRAGAEAADAVIHLANKHDFADQAASNAAERAAVETIGDALAGTGRPFLLASGVAGLVQGKPATEADASPFHGPDSPRGGAENLALGFTDRGLHPVSLRFSPTVHGTGDHGFIAHLSAIAREKGVAGYPGDGTNRWAAVHVGDAARMVVLGLEKAPAGSRLHAVAEEGVPTKVIAEAIGRAFDLPVASIDADDVPGHFGWIGAFFAMDLAATSTATRELLGWTPTGRTLIEDLDGGAYSG from the coding sequence ATGCGCGTTTTCGTCACCGGAGCCTCCGGCTGGATCGGCACGGCTGTCGCCGGCGAACTGCTCGCCGCCGGCCACGAGGTCACCGGGCTGGCCCGCTCGGCCGCGTCCGCCGCGAAGCTCGAAGCGGCCGGCGTCCAGGTCCGGCGCGGCGACCTCGACGACCTGGCCGGTCTCCGCGCCGGCGCCGAGGCGGCCGACGCGGTCATCCACCTGGCCAACAAGCACGACTTCGCCGACCAGGCCGCCTCCAACGCGGCCGAGCGGGCCGCCGTCGAGACCATCGGCGACGCGCTCGCCGGCACCGGCCGCCCGTTCCTGCTGGCCTCGGGGGTCGCGGGCCTGGTGCAGGGCAAGCCCGCCACCGAAGCCGACGCGTCCCCGTTCCACGGCCCGGACTCCCCGCGCGGCGGCGCCGAGAACCTCGCGCTCGGGTTCACCGACCGCGGCCTGCACCCGGTGAGCCTCCGGTTCTCCCCGACCGTGCACGGCACCGGCGACCACGGGTTCATCGCGCACCTGTCCGCGATCGCCCGCGAGAAGGGCGTGGCCGGCTACCCCGGCGACGGCACCAACCGCTGGGCCGCGGTGCACGTCGGCGACGCCGCGCGCATGGTCGTCCTCGGCTTGGAGAAGGCCCCGGCGGGCAGCCGCCTGCACGCGGTCGCCGAGGAAGGCGTGCCGACGAAGGTGATCGCCGAAGCGATCGGGCGGGCGTTCGACCTGCCGGTCGCTTCGATCGACGCCGACGACGTCCCGGGCCACTTCGGGTGGATCGGCGCGTTCTTCGCGATGGACCTGGCGGCCACGAGCACCGCCACGCGGGAACTGCTGGGCTGGACGCCGACCGGGCGCACGCTGATCGAGGACCTCGACGGCGGCGCCTACTCGGGCTAG
- a CDS encoding MerR family transcriptional regulator encodes MLSIGEFSRLTHLSVRTLRRYHEAALLEPVVVDETTGYRYYGLDQIPAAQVIHRLRELDVPLSDVQRILRTPDPGVRAALVADHLQRLEDVLDRTRAAVVSLRRLLRPDPAPIDVELRAEPARTVAAVEAVVGHGDVEAWFAGAMAELEAAVGAAATGPPGGCYDNALFEQERGHALVYLPTAAPPRTGRVHPAVLPAAELAVTTHVGEHDGIEVTYGELGTWVVENAMSVAGPVREVYVAGPRDSGDPATWRTEIGWPVFRVT; translated from the coding sequence ATGCTGAGCATCGGGGAGTTCTCGCGGCTGACCCACTTGAGCGTGCGGACCCTGCGCCGGTACCACGAGGCGGCCCTGCTGGAGCCCGTCGTGGTGGACGAGACCACCGGTTACCGCTACTACGGACTCGACCAGATCCCGGCCGCGCAGGTCATCCACCGGCTCCGCGAACTCGACGTCCCCTTGAGCGATGTGCAGCGAATCCTGCGGACTCCCGACCCCGGTGTCCGGGCGGCCCTGGTCGCGGACCATCTGCAGCGCCTCGAGGACGTGCTCGACCGCACCCGGGCCGCGGTCGTGTCGCTGCGGCGCCTGCTGCGGCCCGACCCCGCGCCGATCGATGTCGAGCTGCGTGCGGAGCCCGCCCGGACGGTCGCGGCGGTGGAGGCCGTGGTCGGGCACGGCGATGTCGAGGCCTGGTTCGCGGGAGCGATGGCCGAGTTGGAGGCGGCCGTCGGCGCCGCCGCGACCGGGCCGCCGGGCGGCTGCTACGACAACGCCCTTTTCGAACAGGAGCGCGGGCACGCGCTCGTCTACCTGCCGACCGCCGCGCCACCTCGCACCGGACGCGTGCACCCCGCGGTTCTCCCGGCCGCGGAACTGGCCGTCACCACCCACGTCGGCGAGCACGACGGCATCGAGGTCACCTACGGCGAACTCGGGACGTGGGTGGTGGAGAACGCGATGTCGGTGGCCGGGCCGGTGCGGGAGGTCTACGTCGCCGGCCCTCGCGACTCGGGCGATCCCGCCACGTGGCGCACCGAGATCGGCTGGCCCGTCTTCCGCGTCACCTGA
- a CDS encoding nucleobase:cation symporter-2 family protein, whose translation MAESTPETGDVAAAAGRPEDERLGIGKSFAYGIQHVLTMYGGIIAPPLIIGGAAGVSPAEIGLLVASCLFIGGLATILQSYGVPFFGSRLPLVQGTSFAGVATMTAIVADGGLPAVFGAVIVSALLGLLITPVFSRLVKYFPPVVTGTVITVIGLSLMPVAARWAMGNDTKAADSGSVSNIGLAAATLAIVLLLSKIAVPAISRLSILLSIVVGTALAAVLGKADFSQVGNGPIFAVPAPFGFGAPTFDVAAIVSMFIVILVTLTETTADILAVGEIVGTKVGKRRIGDGLRADMASSAIAPIFNGFIQSAFAQNVGLVAITGVRSRFVVTAGGGVLVVLGLLPVLGRVVAAIPYPVLGGAGLVLFGTVAASGIKTLSKVDYNGNLNLVIVAASVGLGMVPIAVPGFYDRFPAWVGTIFHSGISAAALLAVVLNLVFNHLKPGKAGSEPSVFATATRVIDYSDLKVLSRLENGDKVVDGKIVDAQGRPVPVRDSDGQPVSYRIGTEPEEH comes from the coding sequence ATGGCGGAGAGCACGCCGGAGACGGGTGACGTGGCGGCCGCGGCAGGCAGGCCCGAGGACGAACGGCTCGGGATCGGCAAGAGCTTCGCCTACGGCATCCAGCACGTCTTGACCATGTACGGCGGGATCATCGCGCCCCCGCTGATCATCGGGGGCGCCGCGGGCGTCTCGCCCGCCGAGATCGGGCTGCTCGTCGCGTCGTGCCTGTTCATCGGCGGGCTGGCGACGATCCTGCAGTCCTACGGCGTGCCCTTCTTCGGCTCCCGGCTGCCGCTGGTGCAGGGCACCTCCTTCGCCGGCGTGGCGACGATGACCGCGATCGTGGCCGACGGCGGGCTCCCCGCGGTGTTCGGTGCGGTGATCGTGTCCGCGCTGCTCGGCCTGCTCATCACGCCGGTGTTCTCCCGGCTGGTGAAGTACTTCCCGCCGGTCGTGACCGGCACGGTGATCACGGTGATCGGGCTCAGCCTGATGCCGGTCGCGGCCCGGTGGGCGATGGGCAACGACACCAAGGCCGCGGATTCCGGGTCGGTCTCCAACATCGGGCTGGCCGCGGCGACGCTGGCGATCGTGCTGCTGCTGAGCAAGATCGCCGTGCCGGCGATTTCCCGGCTCTCGATCCTGCTGTCCATCGTGGTCGGCACCGCGCTGGCCGCCGTGCTCGGCAAGGCCGATTTCTCCCAGGTGGGGAACGGCCCGATCTTCGCGGTACCGGCCCCGTTCGGCTTCGGCGCACCGACCTTCGACGTCGCCGCGATCGTGTCGATGTTCATCGTCATCCTGGTGACCCTGACCGAGACCACGGCCGACATCCTCGCGGTGGGGGAGATCGTCGGCACGAAGGTCGGCAAACGCCGGATCGGCGACGGCCTGCGCGCCGACATGGCCTCCTCGGCGATCGCACCGATCTTCAACGGCTTCATCCAGAGCGCCTTCGCCCAGAACGTCGGCCTCGTCGCGATCACCGGCGTCCGGAGCCGGTTCGTGGTGACGGCCGGCGGCGGGGTCCTGGTGGTCCTCGGCCTGCTGCCGGTGCTGGGCCGGGTGGTCGCGGCCATCCCGTACCCGGTCCTGGGCGGCGCCGGCCTGGTGCTGTTCGGCACGGTCGCGGCCTCCGGCATCAAGACACTGTCCAAAGTAGACTACAACGGCAACCTCAACCTGGTGATCGTCGCGGCTTCGGTGGGCCTGGGCATGGTCCCGATCGCGGTGCCCGGCTTCTACGACCGGTTCCCGGCGTGGGTCGGCACGATCTTCCACTCCGGGATCAGCGCCGCCGCGCTCCTGGCCGTCGTGCTGAACCTGGTGTTCAACCACCTGAAGCCGGGCAAGGCGGGCAGCGAACCGTCGGTCTTCGCGACGGCGACCCGCGTGATCGACTACTCGGACCTCAAGGTCCTTTCCCGGCTGGAGAACGGCGACAAGGTCGTCGACGGCAAGATCGTGGACGCGCAGGGCCGCCCGGTCCCGGTACGGGACTCCGACGGGCAGCCGGTGTCCTACCGGATCGGCACCGAGCCGGAGGAACACTGA
- a CDS encoding response regulator transcription factor, producing the protein MTIRVLVADDQVLVRTGFRLVLDAAPDIEVIAEAADGESAVRLARQLRPDVTLMDIRMPKVDGLRATELLAGPAVAHPLRVVVVTTYDADENVYAALLGGASGFLLKDAGPRLLVDAVRAAAHGEAMVSPSVTVRLLARFTEQARQRAQGTPGLLTDRESDVVLAVARGRTNAEIADDLRVSLSTVKTHLASVQRKLELRNRTEIAVWAWQRGLLG; encoded by the coding sequence ATGACCATCCGCGTGCTCGTCGCCGACGACCAGGTGCTGGTGCGCACCGGCTTCCGGCTGGTGCTGGACGCCGCGCCGGACATCGAAGTGATCGCCGAAGCCGCCGACGGGGAAAGCGCGGTCCGGCTGGCGCGGCAACTGCGGCCGGACGTCACGCTGATGGACATCCGGATGCCCAAGGTGGACGGTCTGCGGGCCACCGAGCTGCTGGCCGGGCCGGCCGTCGCGCACCCGCTCCGCGTGGTGGTGGTGACGACCTACGACGCGGACGAGAACGTCTACGCCGCACTGCTCGGCGGGGCCAGCGGGTTCCTGCTCAAGGACGCCGGTCCGCGGCTGCTGGTGGACGCGGTCCGCGCGGCGGCCCACGGCGAGGCGATGGTGTCGCCTTCGGTGACCGTGCGCCTGCTCGCCCGGTTCACCGAGCAGGCGCGGCAGCGCGCGCAGGGGACACCGGGCCTGCTGACCGACCGCGAGTCCGATGTGGTGCTCGCGGTCGCCCGCGGCCGGACCAACGCGGAGATCGCCGACGACCTCCGCGTCTCCCTCTCGACGGTCAAGACGCACCTGGCGAGCGTGCAGCGCAAGCTCGAACTCCGGAACCGCACGGAGATCGCCGTCTGGGCGTGGCAGCGCGGGTTGCTGGGGTGA
- a CDS encoding RDD family protein: protein MAGRRVVQVVLDQALAMGLGMLAALAAGLVVIPLLRWGLVPPKTILWAPAITFFAVDYACDAAIHIWVPLRRGGVTPGMLVMGLRVETLRGGRPKARAYLFRWLLMTVDGLLFGLVAVVSIVVTARRQRLGDLVARTVVVRAGVEHSSGSPRTFG from the coding sequence ATGGCGGGCCGCAGGGTGGTGCAGGTGGTGCTGGACCAAGCGCTCGCCATGGGCTTGGGGATGCTCGCCGCGCTCGCGGCCGGCCTCGTCGTCATTCCCTTGCTGCGGTGGGGTTTGGTACCGCCGAAAACGATCCTGTGGGCCCCGGCGATCACGTTCTTCGCCGTCGATTACGCGTGTGACGCCGCGATCCACATCTGGGTCCCCCTGCGCCGCGGCGGCGTCACCCCCGGCATGCTGGTGATGGGGCTGCGGGTCGAAACCCTGCGCGGCGGGCGGCCGAAGGCGCGCGCCTACCTGTTCCGGTGGCTCCTGATGACCGTCGACGGGCTGCTGTTCGGGCTGGTGGCCGTCGTCAGCATCGTGGTGACCGCGCGGCGGCAGCGGCTCGGCGACCTGGTGGCGCGGACCGTCGTGGTGCGCGCCGGCGTCGAGCACAGCTCCGGATCTCCTCGTACTTTCGGTTGA
- a CDS encoding nuclear transport factor 2 family protein, producing MTQHTDLPSDLLPTPVRGFFAAHVVRDAGTASSFLTEDAVLVDQGETFRGRETAHAFLRDAGSEFEYTTEQLGARRVDDTHWVVTVRLEGTFPGGVAELDYRFAVRDDLIAELVIANHPA from the coding sequence ATGACACAGCACACCGATCTCCCGTCCGATCTGCTCCCGACCCCCGTGCGCGGGTTCTTCGCCGCCCACGTCGTCCGCGACGCCGGCACCGCCTCGTCGTTCCTCACCGAGGACGCGGTGCTCGTCGACCAGGGCGAGACCTTCCGCGGCCGGGAGACGGCCCACGCGTTCCTGCGGGACGCCGGGTCCGAGTTCGAGTACACGACCGAGCAGCTCGGCGCCCGCCGCGTCGACGACACCCACTGGGTGGTGACCGTGCGGCTCGAGGGCACCTTCCCGGGTGGCGTCGCCGAGCTCGACTACCGGTTCGCGGTGCGGGACGACCTCATCGCCGAACTCGTCATCGCCAACCACCCGGCCTGA
- a CDS encoding alpha/beta hydrolase yields the protein MTTQVTDRSATRPVGPPPPFDPELAPVVEVLTGLRPPDAYRPDTIVEMRRPVPGVETPTDEILSRGGAYSVQERAVPGPAGEPDISLLICLPKHAAAPAPAIYHVHGGGMIVGDNRFGLVEMLNLAEPMGMAVVSVEYRLAPETPHPGPVEDCYAGLAWVSEHAPELNIDPERIVLGGASAGGGLAAAVSLMARDRTGPAILAQLLLSPMLDDRNDSPSARQMRGLGIWDSSSNETGWNALLGDGVRGGPDVSAYAAPSRAADLSGLPSTFVDVGSAETFRDEDVAYASRMWQAGCDVELHVWPGGFHGFDVVVPDAVLSRDAVAARAAWLRRQLGRTPR from the coding sequence ATGACCACGCAAGTCACGGACCGGTCCGCCACCCGGCCGGTCGGACCGCCACCACCCTTCGATCCGGAGCTCGCTCCCGTCGTCGAGGTGCTGACCGGTCTGCGCCCTCCCGACGCGTACCGTCCGGACACCATCGTCGAGATGCGCAGGCCCGTTCCCGGGGTGGAGACCCCGACCGACGAGATCCTCTCGCGCGGCGGCGCCTACAGCGTGCAGGAGCGGGCGGTGCCGGGGCCGGCCGGGGAACCGGACATCTCGCTGCTGATCTGCCTCCCGAAGCACGCGGCGGCCCCGGCCCCGGCGATCTACCACGTCCACGGCGGCGGCATGATCGTCGGAGACAACCGGTTCGGCCTGGTCGAAATGCTGAACCTGGCCGAACCGATGGGCATGGCCGTGGTCTCGGTCGAGTACCGGCTCGCACCCGAGACACCCCACCCGGGTCCCGTCGAGGACTGCTACGCGGGCCTGGCGTGGGTGTCGGAGCACGCCCCCGAGCTGAACATCGACCCCGAGCGCATCGTCCTCGGCGGCGCGAGCGCCGGCGGCGGCCTCGCAGCGGCTGTCAGCCTGATGGCACGCGACCGCACCGGCCCGGCCATCCTGGCCCAGCTGCTCCTGTCGCCGATGCTGGACGACCGCAACGACTCGCCCTCCGCGCGGCAGATGCGCGGCCTCGGCATCTGGGACAGCTCCTCGAACGAGACCGGCTGGAACGCGCTCCTCGGCGACGGCGTTCGCGGCGGACCGGACGTTTCTGCGTACGCCGCGCCTTCCCGCGCCGCAGACCTCTCCGGACTGCCGTCCACGTTCGTCGACGTCGGGTCGGCCGAAACGTTCCGGGACGAGGACGTCGCCTACGCGAGCCGCATGTGGCAGGCGGGCTGCGACGTCGAGCTGCACGTCTGGCCCGGCGGGTTCCACGGGTTCGACGTCGTGGTTCCCGATGCCGTGCTCTCGCGGGACGCCGTCGCTGCTCGAGCGGCATGGCTGCGCCGTCAACTGGGGCGTACTCCCCGGTGA
- a CDS encoding TetR/AcrR family transcriptional regulator encodes MVRWEPGTAERLQQAALELFATRGYEQTTAAEIAQAVGLTERTFFRHFSDKREVLFQGQELLVQAFLDGIAAAPPEASPLEVVASALRSSSAFFPDERRPHSRTRQSVIDRHPALQERERHKLTTLATTVADALRARGVGEPAATLAAESGATVFGIAFGRWLREEGSLADLAAEVLDELLTLAGEAAQALRSPR; translated from the coding sequence ATGGTGCGCTGGGAACCCGGGACCGCGGAGCGGCTGCAGCAGGCCGCGCTCGAACTGTTCGCCACCCGCGGCTACGAGCAGACGACCGCCGCGGAGATCGCGCAGGCCGTCGGCCTGACCGAGCGCACCTTCTTCCGGCACTTCAGCGACAAGCGCGAAGTCCTCTTCCAAGGGCAGGAACTGCTGGTCCAGGCCTTCCTCGACGGCATCGCCGCGGCCCCGCCGGAGGCGTCACCGCTCGAGGTCGTCGCCTCGGCGCTGCGGTCGTCGTCGGCCTTCTTCCCGGACGAGCGCCGTCCGCACTCCCGCACGCGGCAGTCCGTGATCGACCGCCACCCCGCGCTGCAGGAACGGGAGCGTCACAAGCTGACGACGCTGGCCACGACGGTCGCCGATGCCCTGCGCGCCCGCGGCGTCGGCGAGCCCGCGGCCACCCTCGCGGCGGAATCGGGGGCCACGGTGTTCGGGATCGCGTTCGGCCGGTGGCTGCGCGAGGAGGGGTCGCTGGCCGACCTCGCGGCCGAAGTGCTGGACGAGCTGCTGACGCTGGCCGGCGAAGCCGCTCAGGCGTTGCGCTCCCCGAGGTGA
- a CDS encoding alpha/beta fold hydrolase has product MKKKTATRLLATAVLLAVPAVPAATAAAATPDRYTGQQVTWGACPFPVAEGAKPAECAVITVPRDWANPDSGVDLSVSISRVAATGERTGALLVNPGGPGGQGSSLAGALAGLEPSVNERYDFIGMDPRGTGHEGTPDTGFVCEVPTGRLPQGPLDARDRSATSIAEHRKTPRAIAEACQSDAIAPFVTTWQTAHDMDLIRSLLGDEKLNYLGYSYGTWLGAKYASLFPARAGKVVLDSSVDFEGRLQADFEAFPQIGQRQTDDVFVPWLARQFPAQLGATPAEVKQKIERLRGFYAGLGVAPDQFDALFVGNGNEIRWILDAAVLIAGAGELDGKPAQAPAALAQQLDTWSAAVFGKPLAQLSGADVVAGLAAAEPDYRKVSGTRYAVACGDQPTRTAGWYKSLSDRQGPRYPIFGWAYGLTEPCGFWSDRPRQLLAGLPAEAAANVLVVQGEFDPQTGYEQARSAVRTAGVPLVSVDDAAFHGQYALGGNPCVDGMVNVFLTANSRPGSVTCPGVPLPGEDRVFPVAGPVTGAHVATTAAAEAGDPALRAAVRRSIGELNDGR; this is encoded by the coding sequence GTGAAAAAGAAAACAGCGACCCGGCTCTTGGCCACCGCCGTCCTGCTCGCGGTTCCGGCGGTCCCCGCGGCCACCGCCGCCGCGGCCACCCCGGACCGCTACACCGGCCAGCAGGTGACGTGGGGAGCGTGCCCGTTCCCGGTCGCCGAAGGGGCGAAGCCGGCCGAATGCGCGGTGATCACCGTGCCGCGGGACTGGGCGAACCCGGATTCCGGGGTGGACCTGAGCGTGTCGATCAGCCGGGTCGCGGCGACGGGGGAGCGGACCGGCGCGCTCTTGGTGAACCCGGGCGGTCCCGGCGGCCAGGGCAGTTCCCTCGCGGGTGCGCTGGCGGGCCTCGAACCGAGCGTGAACGAGCGGTACGACTTCATCGGCATGGATCCCCGCGGCACCGGGCACGAAGGCACCCCGGACACCGGCTTCGTCTGCGAGGTACCGACGGGACGGCTGCCGCAGGGGCCGCTCGACGCGCGTGACCGTTCGGCGACCAGCATCGCCGAGCACCGCAAGACGCCGCGGGCGATCGCGGAAGCGTGCCAGAGCGACGCGATCGCGCCGTTCGTCACCACCTGGCAGACCGCGCACGACATGGACCTGATCCGCTCCCTGCTCGGCGACGAGAAGCTCAACTACCTCGGGTACTCCTACGGCACCTGGCTCGGCGCCAAGTACGCGTCGTTGTTCCCGGCCCGCGCGGGCAAGGTCGTGCTCGACTCCAGCGTCGACTTCGAAGGCCGGCTGCAGGCGGACTTCGAGGCGTTCCCGCAGATCGGCCAGCGGCAGACCGACGACGTCTTCGTGCCGTGGCTGGCCCGCCAGTTCCCCGCCCAGCTGGGCGCCACCCCGGCCGAGGTGAAGCAGAAGATCGAGCGGCTGCGCGGGTTCTACGCCGGGCTCGGCGTGGCGCCGGACCAGTTCGACGCCCTGTTCGTGGGCAACGGCAACGAGATCCGGTGGATCCTCGACGCCGCCGTCCTGATCGCCGGCGCCGGCGAGCTCGACGGCAAGCCCGCCCAGGCCCCGGCGGCGCTCGCGCAGCAGCTGGACACCTGGTCCGCCGCCGTGTTCGGCAAACCGCTGGCGCAGCTGAGCGGCGCCGACGTCGTCGCCGGGCTGGCCGCGGCGGAACCGGACTACCGCAAGGTTTCCGGCACGCGGTACGCGGTGGCGTGCGGCGACCAGCCGACCAGGACCGCCGGCTGGTACAAGAGCTTGTCCGACCGCCAGGGCCCGCGCTACCCGATCTTCGGCTGGGCCTACGGACTGACCGAGCCGTGCGGCTTCTGGTCCGACCGGCCCCGGCAGCTCCTGGCCGGGCTCCCGGCCGAAGCCGCGGCCAACGTCCTGGTGGTCCAAGGCGAGTTCGACCCGCAAACCGGCTACGAGCAAGCACGTTCGGCGGTCCGCACCGCCGGCGTCCCGCTGGTTTCGGTCGACGACGCGGCGTTCCACGGCCAGTACGCGCTGGGCGGCAACCCCTGCGTCGACGGCATGGTCAACGTGTTCCTGACGGCGAACTCCCGGCCGGGTTCGGTCACCTGCCCCGGAGTGCCGCTGCCCGGCGAGGATCGCGTCTTCCCGGTGGCGGGCCCGGTCACCGGCGCGCACGTGGCGACGACCGCCGCGGCCGAAGCCGGTGATCCGGCGTTGCGCGCCGCGGTGCGCCGCAGCATCGGCGAGCTCAACGACGGGCGTTGA